A stretch of Sebastes fasciatus isolate fSebFas1 chromosome 19, fSebFas1.pri, whole genome shotgun sequence DNA encodes these proteins:
- the LOC141757594 gene encoding uncharacterized protein LOC141757594 isoform X2 has product MRFLVPICVFLAVAAFHSALSASLESAEKEEVVAQPEGLSELQKIDQMEFEAAQKGEAAQMNVTEEQNEETRYLEAVKDGSVEEQTGAQDDNTEGGGNSDAAAQEESQSESSEEADGRQRREHHETVSETVSSVDEANQDSTKKEQDVLE; this is encoded by the exons ATGAGATTTCTAGTGCCAATATGCGTTTTCCTCGCTGTAGCAGCATTTCACTCcg CTCTCTCAGCTTCTCTGGAATctgcagagaaagaggaagtaGTTGCTCAGCCCG AAGGGCTAAGTGAACTGCAGAAGATAG ATCAGATGGAGTTTGAGGCCGCTCAAAAGGGTGAGGCCGCTCAGATGAATG TTACAGAGGAACAGAATGAGGAAACTCGCTACCTTG AGGCCGTTAAAGATGGATCTG TGGAGGAGCAAACTGGAGCTCAGGATGACAACACAg AGGGAGGTGGGAACTCTGACGCAGCAGCTCAAGAGG AATCCCAGTCTGAGTCCTCTGAGGAAGCAGATG ggagacagaggaggg AGCACCATGAGACAGTGTCAGAGACTGTGAGCAGTGTGG ATGAAGCCAATCAGGATTCAACCAAGAAGGAACAAG ATGTACTGGAGTGA
- the LOC141757594 gene encoding uncharacterized protein LOC141757594 isoform X1 produces MRFLVPICVFLAVAAFHSALSASLESAEKEEVVAQPEGLSELQKIDQMEFEAAQKGEAAQMNVTEEQNEETRYLEAVKDGSVEEQTGAQDDNTAEGGGNSDAAAQEESQSESSEEADGRQRREHHETVSETVSSVDEANQDSTKKEQDVLE; encoded by the exons ATGAGATTTCTAGTGCCAATATGCGTTTTCCTCGCTGTAGCAGCATTTCACTCcg CTCTCTCAGCTTCTCTGGAATctgcagagaaagaggaagtaGTTGCTCAGCCCG AAGGGCTAAGTGAACTGCAGAAGATAG ATCAGATGGAGTTTGAGGCCGCTCAAAAGGGTGAGGCCGCTCAGATGAATG TTACAGAGGAACAGAATGAGGAAACTCGCTACCTTG AGGCCGTTAAAGATGGATCTG TGGAGGAGCAAACTGGAGCTCAGGATGACAACACAg CAGAGGGAGGTGGGAACTCTGACGCAGCAGCTCAAGAGG AATCCCAGTCTGAGTCCTCTGAGGAAGCAGATG ggagacagaggaggg AGCACCATGAGACAGTGTCAGAGACTGTGAGCAGTGTGG ATGAAGCCAATCAGGATTCAACCAAGAAGGAACAAG ATGTACTGGAGTGA
- the stard7 gene encoding stAR-related lipid transfer protein 7, mitochondrial codes for MLHSVPRRPICEIGVNTMRLQSSRSAFKRTVEVEGELERRVPWLGRGMGLLLSWLQRAGVGATEAKMGSGQKRKGLLSIFADHCGFVTGQRLRRACQIGELYSNLYSERTRWTLVGNIWRRFQSKHSPNGKLLAALAGIFMWESEKIQDEDIHRCGLELQAMEAIKCQNNTPSGTAAGQLEPDWEVVMEKKSFKVWKRPILNSHLYEYRVLGSYNDVTPRQFFNVQLDTEYRKKWDALVIKLEVVDRDVSTGSEVVHWATHFPYPMYSRDYVYVRRYDVDVENNLMVLVSRAVQHPRVPESQDFVRVHAYQSKMVIRPHKSFDENGFDYLLTYSDDPQTVFPRYCVSWMVSSGMPDFLEKLHIAALRAKNLEVGIYDYAGVIKSSDNNRQPSQERHSKPGQIYA; via the exons ATGTTGCACTCTGTGCCGCGTCGTCCCATCTGCGAGATCGGTGTAAACACCATGAGGCTTCAGAGCAGCAGGTCAGCCTTCAAGCGGACTGTGGAGGTGGAGGGCGAGCTGGAGAGGAGGGTCCCGTGGCTGGGCAGAGGCATGGGCCTGCTGCTGTCCTGGCTCCAGAGGGCAGGTGTTGGTGCCACTGAGGCCAAAATGGGATCAGGCCAGAAGAGGAAGGGCCTGCTCTCCATATTTGCGGACCACTGCGGCTTTGTGACCGGACAGAGGCTCCGGCGTGCCTGCCAGATCGGCGAGCTTTACTCCAACCTGTACTCCGAGAGGACCAGGTGGACCCTGGTGGGCAACATATGGCGCAGGTTTCAGAGCAAGCACTCACCCAATGGGAAACTCCTCGCGGCCCTGGCTGGGATCTTCATGTGGGAGAGTGAGAAGATTCAAGATGAGGACATTCACAG GTGTGGACTTGAGCTACAGGCGATGGAAGccataaaatgtcaaaacaacaCACCCTCGGGCACAGCAGCCGGACAACTTGAACCTGACTGGGAAGTCGTGATGGAGAAAAAAAGCTTCAAAGTGTGGAAGCGGCCCATACTCAACAGTCACCTCTATGAATACAGAG ttttgGGCTCCTACAATGATGTCACCCCAAGGCAGTTCTTCAATGTACAG TTGGATACAGAGTACAGAAAGAAGTGGGATGCACTGGTTATCAAGCTTGAAGTGGTGGACAGAGACGTCTCTACAGGCTCTGAAGTTGTGCACTGGGCCACACACTTTCCT TATCCCATGTACTCGAGGGACTATGTGTATGTGCGCCGCTATGATGTTGACGTAGAAAACAACCTGATGGTCCTGGTATCCAG AGCTGTGCAGCATCCCAGAGTACCAGAGTCTCAGGATTTTGTGAGAGTCCATGCATACCAGTCAAAGATGGTCATCCGCCCTCACAAGTCCTTTGATGAG AATGGATTTGATTACCTGCTGACCTACAGTGACGATCCTCAGACTGTCTTTCCCCGTTACTGTGTGAGCTGGATGGTGTCAAGTG GTATGCCAGATTTTCTGGAGAAGCTGCATATTGCTGCCTTGAGGGCCAAGAACTTGGAAGTGGGGATCTACGACTACGCCGGCGTTATTAAATCCAGCGACAACAACCGCCAGCCGAGCCAGGAGCGCCACAGTAAACCTGGACAGATCTACGCTTGA
- the slc20a1b gene encoding sodium-dependent phosphate transporter 1-B: protein MVSTTATAIILASTAVIATQTALTEYTWLLIVGFIIAFVLAFSVGANDVANSFGTAVGSGVVTLRQACILATVFETLGSVLLGAKVSETIRKGIIDVGMYNGSEHVLMAGSISAMFGSAVWQLAASFLKLPISGTHCIVGATIGFSLVARGQQGVKWFELLRIVISWFLSPLLSGIMSAVVFYIVRVFILHKKDPVPNGLRALPVFYAVTMGINLFSILYTGAPMLGFDKVPWWGTLLISLGFSVLTALVVWFIVCPRLKKKIERDIKSSSPSESPLMEKRELREAQCPILKQTAKETSTPTDPADNQSPSAQPQAAPEERRVAFDIGDSDDVDNNKERRVAFDIGDSDDTDYSNANGAPKPVQPNNQHSANQVQFNNQVQFNNRPAQAPSNGYSQYHTVHKDSGLYKDLLHKLHLAKVGDCMGEGGDRPIRRNNSYTSYTMAIIGMHGDFKHKEGDYRAYEDGDKGAVPGGQERKRVRMDSYTSYCNAVAEHTTPEALGEADVTLEIAKEDAGSSQSSLDDDRLEADKPEVSTLFQFLQILTACFGSFAHGGNDVSNAIGPLVALWLVYTSSSVYSNEPTPIWLLLYGGVGICAGLWVWGRRVIQTMGKDLTPITPSSGFSIELASAVTVVVASNIGLPVSTTHCKVGSVVAVGWLRSRKAVDWRLFRNIFMAWFVTVPISGLISAAIMAIFIYGIL from the exons ATGGTTTCCACAACTGCGACTGCAATAATACTGGCCAGCACAGCGGTCATAGCTACCCAGACTGCTCTGACAGAGTATACGTGGCTGCTGATTGTCGGCTTCATCATCGCCTTCGTCTTAGCCTTTTCCGTGGGTGCCAATGATGTTGCCAACTCATTTGGCACAGCCGTGGGCTCTGGAGTGGTCACCTTGCGACAGGCATGCATTCTGGCCACGGTGTTTGAGACACTGGGCTCTGTGCTCCTTGGGGCCAAAGTGAGCGAAACCATTCGCAAGGGTATCATCGACGTGGGCATGTACAATGGCTCTGAGCACGTGTTGATGGCTGGATCCATCAGTGCCATGTTTG GTTCTGCTGTGTGGCAGCTGGCCGCCTCCTTCCTTAAGCTCCCCATCTCTGGAACACACTGCATTGTTGGTGCTACTATTGGCTTCTCGCTGGTGGCCAGAGGCCAGCAGGGAGTCAAGTGGTTTGAACTTCTCCGTATTG TTATTTCCTGGTTCCTGAGTCCCCTTTTGTCTGGAATAATGTCTGCCGTTGTTTTCTACATTGTGCGCGTATTCATCTTACACAAG AAAGACCCTGTACCTAACGGATTGAGGGCCCTGCCTGTCTTCTACGCTGTGACTATGGGAATCAACCTGTTCTCTATCCTGTACACTGGAGCTCCGA TGCTGGGATTTGACAAGGTACCTTGGTGGGGCACCCTGCTCATCTCGTTGGGCTTTTCTGTGCTGACCGCCCTTGTGGTCTGGTTCATTGTCTGCCCTCGCCTCAAGAAGAAGATTGAAC GCGATATCAAGTCTTCCAGCCCCTCTGAGAGCCCCCTGATGGAGAAAAGGGAGCTGAGAGAGGCCCAGTGTCCAATCCTGAAACAGACTGCCAAGGAGACTTCTACGCCTACCGACCCAGCTGACAATCAAAGCCCCTCTGCTCAGCCCCAGGCTGCCCCCGAGGAGCGCAGGGTGGCGTTTGACATCGGAGATTCTGACGATGTTGACAATAATAAGGAACGCAGGGTGGCGTTTGACATCGGAGATTCTGATGACACGGACTACAGCAATGCAAATGGTG CTCCCAAACCGGTTCAACCAAACAACCAGCATTCAGCCAATCAGGTCCAGTTCAACAACCAGGTTCAGTTCAACAACAGGCCAGCACAAGCTCCAAGTAACGGTTACAGCCAGTACCACACAGTCCACAAGGACTCGGGTCTCTACAAGGACCTCTTGCACAAGCTCCACCTGGCCAAAGTCGGCGACTGCATGGGAGAGGGGGGTGACCGACCCATCCGGCGCAACAACAGCTACACCTCCTACACCATGGCCATCATCGGCATGCACGGAGACTTCAAGCATAAGGAAGGGGACTACCGTGCCTACGAGGATGGCGACAAGGGCGCAGTGCCAGGGGGTCAGGAAAGGAAGCGCGTGCGTATGGACAGTTACACTAGCTACTGCAACGCTGTGGCCGAGCACACGACTCCCGAAGCTCTGGGAGAGGCTGATGTGACGCTAGAAATTGCGAAGGAGGATGCAGGTAGCAGCCAAAGCTCTCTGGATGATGACAGGCTCGAGGCAGACAAGCCAGAAGTCTCGACTCTCTTCCAGTTCCTCCAAATTCTCACCGCCTGCTTCGGATCCTTTGCCCATGGAGGAAACGACGTCAG TAATGCCATTGGACCACTTGTAGCTCTGTGGCTggtttacacatccagcagtgtGTATTCAAATGAGCCCACACCCATTTGGCTGCTACTGTACGGCGGCGTGGGCATCTGCGCCGGACTCTGGGTGTGGGGTCGCAGAGTAATCCAGACCATGGGCAAGGACCTTACCCCCATCACCCCCTCAAG TGGTTTCAGCATCGAACTGGCCTCAGCCGTGACTGTCGTGGTAGCCTCTAACATTGGCCTGCCTGTTTCCACCACCCACTGCAAG GTGGGCTCTGTGGTTGCAGTAGGATGGCTGCGCTCAAGGAAGGCAGTAGACTGGCGTctcttcagaaacatcttcaTGGCGTGGTTTGTGACTGTGCCCATCTCTGGTCTGATCAGTGCCGCCATCATGGCCATCTTCATCTATGGCATCCTTTGA